The sequence gtcagaaacccgttgccatggaaacaggaAAAATTACGATCTTATACAATTATTAttgaattgttgccaacaaaattctaggaaaattcaccaagtttggtatTCCTAGCATATGTCAGTAGTTATACcacgtcaaagttggcgcgggcacttttagcccccttCCACTTTCTTTATgaggcagtacatgtacatgtatgtaagtaaGTATGTTGCGTTCAAAACCTTTCACTGGGTACGGGGATTCCCCTCACAAGTCAAAATTTCCCGCCCGCCCGCGACGTTTTGAATTCCCCGTGAAAAGAATATAAAGTACACATTACAGATTATTTATCCAAAGTGCATTCTAATTGGAATCCCAGCTGGTCAAGCCACGCCAGGCTAGCCCATCCGACGTCagaatgaatttcttgtttCAGGCATAAGTATTGTTTATGAACTACATACACGGCTACTTACCACGTATTCCATCTTGACTTCCACAAGATCCTTCTACAGTTGCCGGACTTGAAACACTCTGGCCGACTCAAAGAAGGGACGTAAATGTGAATGAGGACCTGGGACAAGGTCAAAGAGCAGACAACACTCGGTTTGAAGTACCAGCAAACCTTCACCAAGAGAGTTATGTTTACGGTGCCGTTTGTCTTTGTGAGTGCATTTTTGTATGTGATAGATAGCTCTAAAGACAAAAAGTAAGTGGTGTACGTTCGTGGCTCCCAGCGCCTTTTTTTTAACTGGAGGGGCCGATTATGTTTGagaatttgaaagagaataactaaagaatgGATTGACCTGAACGTCATGATTTTTATATGTAGATAACTTAATTAAGTAATAATTTACCAACTTAGATACTAGCTATGCAAATTCGCAAAAGACAGAAAAAGCCATAGATATGCACAGAGTAGGCAACGTACCACGTACCCGGTCTTTCTTCAGACAGTTTTTTGACAGGTCCGGTCCGCTCGACGCCCAACGCTCAGACTGCACGCCAATGGAGTGTCGAAGTGTTCAGAACAGGTGCTTTCCGCGTAGTTATTCTGGGCTATGCCGTCATCGAAACTTTGGGGAAGAAATTTAATCTACGGCCGGGGCTCCGAAACTTTTGATAGGAGGGGGGCATCTTAAGCGGTATAGCTGGCCACGCATGGGAGGGTTTGCAGCGGCTATAGAGAATTTCGCATTTTATCAACACCCAACGAATTTGGTTAGCTTTGTTGTACATTAGTACCATAAGATTTTAAAGCGGTGTTCGTTCGTCCCTCTATGGTTAGAATGGGAGAGTCAAATGTTGTTTACGCAGTTGACGCGCACAGCCCACAATGCCCTTTGAACTCGATGACGTCATGAAAATCCCCGCAGCGCGGGAGTTTCCAATGACTCACCCAAAGGTACTGTTAGTGAATGTAATTGTTTTCCAACGTTCGGGGCTTTCCGACGGTTTTGCTCGGACCAGACAATTGAATGAGAGGGTTTGCAGCTTTTCAGAATTCCCGATAAGACTCAAGTAGCATATATGTCAATGAATTAGGTTTTCTATGTGGTACAGTAGTATCACGTAATTTCAAAGCAACGTTAGCACGTCCTTCTACAATTAGAATGGGAGGTGTTTAAAGCTTGTTTACTCCGTTGACGTGGTGTTAAATTACAAAGTAAAGCACCGCAATGCCCTTTGTGTCGTCATGAAAATCCCCGGCCCGTGGGAGTATAAAAATAACTCACTGTTTTCAACCGATCGGGGTTTTCCGATGCTGGGGCCATTGAGTCGTTGGGGATGGGCGGTCTGTTGTCCAGAAGACATATAGAAGTGACTGCTGTGTTGGGGGGTAGGCTCGAACTATTAATATTTCAATTCTTAGGTGGTCCGACTGGGGAGGAGCCATTTAGAACTGTATAACTAAGGCTATTGGCTTACCAATGTAAAACGCACGATTCTTTGTGACGTGCTTAAGTTGAACGTCGAAAACAgtacaaaatagaacaaaatagAATGTACAAACAGATGAAATTTTCTGTCAACATGTCTTTATTTCGACTTAATCCATAATATAGCCAATTGCCgatgtgtttaacttccaaatTTTCCTCCTATGACGCTAGAGTCTAATATTCTATTTCTATatcaagagagagagagagagagagagagagagagagagagagagagagagagagagaggtagaataagaaagaaaatggtttattgattgaaaAACTCTTGCAGCACAAACGGCTGAATTTTGGTTCTTTCAGTGTGTTTTAAAAGGTACCTCACATTACACATACTACAATGTAGCTGACATACTTTTGTAACGGAATCCCTTAAGGTAGTCCAGACGAATGTCTTGTAAACTGTTGCCAATGTCATTGCCTCTAAAATTCGGACATAAAGATACTTGGCGAACAGGGCCTTTCTTTCAGTCGCCGTAGTGCGTCAGAAACTAATTGGGTATTCATATCAGATTATGCATGATGGGTGCATATTTTGAAACGACTCTTTTTAATCAATTcgtcagagcctgatgttgccatcgagttttacgaagaaaggcggctcaattgttactgtagcagcatctcttcaccctaggtcagatacatcaatgctcgagacaagcagtacttcactgacccattaggagaagcaggggttacgaaggcttgACGAGTGAAATGCCTCAGTTCATGCAGTTGTCGAACTGAAACATGGCCTTGGAAATGGTCCCCTTCTTGAGCTGCGCGATGGCCTCCTGGTACTCCTGCAGGTGGAACATCTTAATGCCCAGTCGGGAGAAGTCGTTCAGGTAGCTTCCCGACATGCCCCGCACCAGACCCTCCACCGTGTTGACCATGGTGAAGGGGTTGATGAGGCAGCCGACGATCTTCAGCTCCTTGGAGAAGATCTCGAATGGAGAGATGGAGATTTTCTCCTTGGGAGGGCAGCAGCCGAACTGGACGAAGGTGGCTCCGGCACGGAGCCAGGAAAAGGCCTGGAAGGACgagaagtgattttttttttttaaattttaacatctttattcaaacatacaGCCCTATGTTTAGGACGACTGGGCCGGTAAAGCACCCATAAGCCGGTCCGTGGGAATGGTTACTAggccaaaaaaacacaattctGTATCTATGTTGTATTCATAAAATGGCCTTAAATTTAACAATGCAATTATGGCTGCTTTGGTGACATCAAACGACACCACACTATGTATATTCAACTGTTACAGCATTCACTTTCAAAACTCTAACATAATCAAGGATGAGGCCAGCTGCGTTTCTGACGATGCTTGGGACTTCAAGCCACCGATATCTACTAATCTGGAATTTTGCTTTAAAAATACCTGCTCAATAGCAGGCGGAAATCCACTGCAATCCACAATGACGTCATATCCGGTTTCTCGAATGTTTTCTTGGCTGATGCAGGACTTCAGTTCATCAGGGTGAACCGCCTGATACCTGGTGTTAGAAGAAATCGTTCGATTAGTGCAGAATGGACTAACAGATTGTCTAAGCAAGCAATCCCTGATagctgcgaatgattgattgatgaacTGATACAAAAGGTGAGGAAACAACattataataatgatatctAAAAGGCTGATACTAAGACGAAATTCAAAATGAGAATTACCCCAGTCCGAGAGCAGAAATCCTGTTGCGGCGTCCCTCTGCTGGCTCGCTCACAGTCACATCCCGGTAACCCTGATAAAGTCATGCAAAACAAATGCACTATACATAGTTGACAGGTGGTCTACAAGTTTCATATATCAATTCATGCAGCCCAAATTTTAACGTAGAATATATGCCTGTACATTACCAGCCTTATAGGTTGACGTTAGTTGAGGGTTTTTACAATAACGGTAAAACGGGTATCTCACAGAAGCTGCGGCACgtttgcgacctcgctgcgaccaagcgatttgacagagcgctcaacgaattttatcgataaaaatgaatctttttacgctttgtgtgatttgttgtcctTCTAGGcatacctgtacgttttgaatgatatcccattataaagtcaagggtaacacaaatccagttaaggacgcagcgaggtcgccaacgtgcatcagcccagtgagatacccgcttaaagTGTGTTACCGATTGGGTTATCCTTAGTATCAAAGCACCATAGACGGATAAATCTAATCATTTGAAGGTTTGAATTTCTCCAAACAGATTTACCGGTGgtaatgacagtatccaaaaaTTAAAGGGCAAAAGCCAATCGGACActgctgcttttgccctttggatgcTGTCGTTACCACCGGtaaatctgtttggagattagttaGGAAAATCAGACACATGTATATAACGCTGCACAAGATACCTTGTGGTGAAAGATCGTAGACCACAGCACCCCGATAATTCCCGCCCCTAGAATGAGTATCCGGGAGTCCAGGGAAGGGTTGTTCAGGTTTTCCCAGCCGCGCAGAATGCACGAGAGCGGCTCGCACAGAGCGCCCTGGGGAAGAGTCACTTCCGCCGGAAGTTGGTGCACCTGCTCAGACGGGACCATGCAAAAGTTGGCGAAGCCTCCGTTCTGGAAAATCCCTATGGTCGTTCTAGTTGACATCAAAAAGGGAAACAAATAaggaaaaataaaatacatacatttgAGATCTAGAATCGGAAAACTAATCTTGAGGACCATTGATATAAGTTTTATGGGCATAAATAAGATAACATCAAACTGAATTGTATTCTTTCGACGTACAAATCTAACTAGTACCTCTCTTGTTCGCTCATAGGCATCGGTTAAGTATTCATTTGATCATTAAAGGTTGAGGAGTTTTATCGTATAAAACCTAGTTTTCCAGTTCTTTTGTCAACTGActaaagatagcggatgctgtctaaaacgtcctACTGTatccaaatttcatccagttgcttgagtcttTTGTCGTATTCCCTTTACTCGTATCAGCCTTACAATGCTTTTAACAGCGTTATAAATCATAAATAAGTTCTTCTTCGCCTCTTGTCGTTTTATGACTGACTTTTGTACAGCAGATACGTTCTCAGTTATGTTAGCAAGAAGAGTTGTGAAACAAACGTTGCAAAACAaagttgaaacaaacaaacaaacagtgatGTATCCTACCTAAGTCCCCCGTTCTGACAATGGTTGGTTTGTGCCTTGAAACACTCCCTGCAGTTCCCGCACCCACGGTTAGGGTCCACACACACACGGTCTCCTGTCGTGAAGCCCTTCACACCTGGACCGATCTCTGTTACAACATTAAGGCAAACATACTGTTTAAGACCAGGAGGTAtaacaagtacaaatgtaaaagcGTAGCGTCCAGTGTTCCCCTCACAGTTACAGTAAAATAAAGTTCATGCTAACAAGCCTATATAAGCCTATACAAGCTGTCCACCACCGAACAATCATGGCCATAGtgtgtctagaacacgagatacgTTCTGTTGCAGTATCATGAAAAGCCACCAGGTGGTTAAAATTCTAATAATTACTTCGATCGGACAAGACACAATAACATAGCAAATTTCATGATTATCCAAGCTTTTAAACCACAgttaaacaagcaaacaaacaaacattatatgcatgcatgttta comes from Branchiostoma lanceolatum isolate klBraLanc5 chromosome 2, klBraLanc5.hap2, whole genome shotgun sequence and encodes:
- the LOC136428865 gene encoding D-altritol 5-dehydrogenase-like, which codes for MQAIQWDAQADVLSLVDVPVPTAGHGQVVIKVAYAGVCGTDLHIIQKEFPAAEKVTLGHEFSGAITEIGPGVKGFTTGDRVCVDPNRGCGNCRECFKAQTNHCQNGGLRTTIGIFQNGGFANFCMVPSEQVHQLPAEVTLPQGALCEPLSCILRGWENLNNPSLDSRILILGAGIIGVLWSTIFHHKGYRDVTVSEPAEGRRNRISALGLGYQAVHPDELKSCISQENIRETGYDVIVDCSGFPPAIEQAFSWLRAGATFVQFGCCPPKEKISISPFEIFSKELKIVGCLINPFTMVNTVEGLVRGMSGSYLNDFSRLGIKMFHLQEYQEAIAQLKKGTISKAMFQFDNCMN